A genomic region of Miscanthus floridulus cultivar M001 chromosome 3, ASM1932011v1, whole genome shotgun sequence contains the following coding sequences:
- the LOC136547351 gene encoding uncharacterized protein produces the protein MSGNDDKPHAAADRIKAATLSVAKGLSRAQAERAAAAAARNVNAYGQKEEGPSRWQERKEAKRQMYLMSTEKAAKLGTVKPKGSETSSVGAYTQCQKCFQHGHWTYECKNERVYMSRPSRTQQLKNPKLKKSAPVSYQFENPDIIKEREQEQKLMKEKQKKEKAERKKGKRKRKHRSPSDSDSNSSGASVFDSDSESSVTDSEYSSGSSSSYSSSDSEDKKRQHIRKQKKRRHRRDSTSSASSESESASDSDSDDKGSRRKSKRRGGRR, from the coding sequence ATGTCTGGGAATGATGATAAGCCACATGCTGCTGCAGACAGAATAAAGGCAGCCACGTTATCCGTGGCCAAGGGATTGAGCAGGGCTCAAGCTGAACgagctgcggctgctgctgcccGCAATGTCAATGCCTACGGGCAGAAGGAAGAGGGACCTAGCCGTTGGCAGGAGAGGAAGGAAGCCAAGAGACAGATGTATCTGATGAGTACAGAGAAGGCTGCGAAGCTGGGCACTGTGAAGCCCAAAGGTTCAGAAACTTCTTCTGTTGGCGCGTATACCCAATGCCAGAAATGTTTCCAGCATGGTCACTGGACGTATGAGTGCAAAAATGAGCGGGTGTACATGTCACGGCCCTCAAGAACGCAGCAGCTTAAGAATCCCAAGCTGAAGAAAAGCGCACCAGTTTCTTATCAATTCGAGAATCCTGATATTATAAAGGAGAGGGAACAGGAGCAGAAGCTGATGAAGGAAAAGCAGAAGAAGGAGAAAGCCGAAAGGAAAAAGGGAAAGAGGAAGAGGAAGCATCGATCACCGAGTGATTCAGATAGCAACAGTAGTGGTGCTTCGGTGTTTGACTCCGACTCTGAATCATCGGTGACGGACTCTGAATACTCTTCTGGAAGCAGTTCAAGTTATAGTTCCTCAGACTCCGAggacaagaagcggcaacacataaggaagcagaagaagagaaggcacaGGAGGGACAGCACATCATCAGCGTCTTCTGAATCTGAGTCTGCATCGGACAGTGATTCTGATGACAAGGGCAGCCGGAGGAAGAGTAAAAGAAGGGGTGGTAGGCGCTGA